The following proteins are encoded in a genomic region of Microbulbifer sp. MKSA007:
- a CDS encoding AraC family transcriptional regulator: MAESCGFSHASSFTRSFKEHYGVSPRDILMDVSAGKDQQLRTSSGIFANWLATLNGATLN, from the coding sequence ATTGCCGAAAGCTGTGGCTTCTCGCACGCCTCCAGCTTCACCCGAAGCTTCAAAGAGCACTACGGCGTCTCACCCCGCGACATCCTGATGGATGTCTCCGCCGGCAAAGACCAACAACTGCGCACCTCCAGCGGCATCTTCGCCAACTGGCTCGCCACACTGAACGGGGCAACGCTGAACTGA